The following are from one region of the Streptomyces fradiae genome:
- a CDS encoding LLM class F420-dependent oxidoreductase, with protein sequence MRLGLALGYWGRGPSPAHLALAREAEELGYDSVWTAEAWGSDAFTALTWIAAHTSRIRLGTAVAQMAARTPTATAMHALTLDHLSGGRMILGLGLSGPQVVEGWYGRPFPRSPLTATREYVDVVKQVLRREGPVALDGRYHPHPYSGADGTGLGKPLKPITHPLRADLPVLLGAEGPKNIAQTLRIADGWLPLYWSPTRWAEVYALPDALPDNFTVAPMVRAQVCEDVAAGLLPVKAMLGFYIGGMGHAARNFHADLMGRMGYEAEARHIQELFAAGRREEAVLAVPDAFADEISLVGPRERIAERLAEWRKGPVTDLLVTAPDPETLRTLAELNT encoded by the coding sequence ATGCGACTCGGACTCGCCCTCGGCTACTGGGGACGCGGCCCCTCCCCCGCCCACCTCGCCCTCGCCCGCGAGGCCGAGGAGCTCGGCTACGACTCGGTGTGGACGGCCGAGGCCTGGGGCTCCGACGCCTTCACCGCGCTGACCTGGATCGCCGCCCACACCTCGCGGATCCGGCTCGGCACCGCCGTCGCGCAGATGGCCGCGCGCACCCCGACCGCCACCGCGATGCACGCGCTCACCCTGGACCATCTGTCGGGCGGGCGGATGATCCTCGGGCTCGGGCTGTCCGGGCCGCAGGTCGTCGAGGGCTGGTACGGGCGCCCCTTCCCGCGCTCGCCGCTCACCGCGACCCGCGAGTACGTGGACGTGGTGAAGCAGGTGCTGCGCCGCGAGGGGCCCGTCGCGCTCGACGGGCGCTACCACCCGCACCCGTACAGCGGCGCGGACGGCACCGGGCTCGGCAAGCCGCTCAAGCCGATCACCCACCCGCTGCGGGCGGATCTGCCGGTGCTGCTGGGCGCCGAGGGCCCCAAGAACATCGCGCAGACGCTGCGGATCGCCGACGGCTGGCTGCCGCTCTACTGGTCGCCCACCCGCTGGGCCGAGGTGTACGCGCTGCCGGACGCCCTCCCCGACAACTTCACCGTGGCGCCGATGGTGCGGGCCCAGGTGTGCGAGGACGTCGCGGCCGGGCTGCTGCCGGTGAAGGCGATGCTCGGCTTCTACATCGGCGGCATGGGTCACGCGGCCCGCAATTTCCACGCGGACCTGATGGGGCGCATGGGGTACGAGGCGGAGGCGCGGCACATCCAGGAGCTGTTCGCGGCGGGGCGGCGGGAGGAGGCGGTGCTCGCCGTGCCGGACGCCTTCGCCGACGAGATCTCGCTGGTCGGGCCGCGGGAGCGGATCGCGGAACGGCTCGCGGAATGGCGGAAGGGCCCGGTGACGGACCTGCTGGTCACGGCACCGGACCCGGAGACGCTCCGTACGCTCGCGGAGCTGAACACCTGA
- a CDS encoding prenyltransferase/squalene oxidase repeat-containing protein, with amino-acid sequence MTSPERIAEHLVLPGVLSAEQAAATVAGILAVQREDGAIPWFRGHHLDPWDHTEAAMALDTAGEHEAARRAYEWLARHQNADGSWYAAYQDGDPDDVTDRGRETNFVAYIAVGVWHHYLSTGDDAFLDRMWPVVYAAVEFVLGLQQPGGQIGWKREADGTPVTDALLTGSSSIHQALRCALAIAEEREEPQPDWELAAGALGHAIRSHPERFLDKSHYSMDWYYPVLGGAVTGAAAKARIDEHWDAFVVPGLGVRCVLPNPWVTGGESCELALTLWAMGESDRALEILASIGHLRAENGNYWTGYVFEGNRAVWPEEQTTWTAGSLLLAVAALGGEEATVAVFGGERLPRGLEPDCCG; translated from the coding sequence GTGACCTCTCCCGAGCGGATCGCGGAGCACCTGGTGCTCCCCGGTGTCCTCAGCGCCGAGCAGGCCGCCGCGACCGTCGCCGGCATCCTCGCCGTCCAGCGCGAGGACGGCGCCATACCGTGGTTCCGCGGGCACCACCTGGACCCGTGGGACCACACCGAGGCCGCCATGGCCCTGGACACCGCCGGCGAGCACGAGGCCGCACGGCGGGCGTACGAGTGGCTGGCCCGGCACCAGAACGCCGACGGCTCCTGGTACGCCGCCTACCAGGACGGCGACCCCGACGACGTCACCGACCGCGGCCGCGAGACCAACTTCGTCGCGTACATCGCCGTCGGCGTCTGGCACCACTATCTGTCGACCGGCGACGACGCCTTCCTCGACCGCATGTGGCCGGTCGTCTACGCGGCCGTCGAGTTCGTCCTCGGACTCCAGCAGCCCGGCGGGCAGATCGGCTGGAAGCGCGAGGCCGACGGCACGCCGGTCACCGACGCGCTGCTCACCGGCAGTTCGTCGATCCACCAGGCGCTGCGCTGCGCCCTCGCCATCGCCGAGGAGCGCGAAGAGCCGCAGCCCGACTGGGAGTTGGCGGCGGGCGCGCTCGGCCATGCCATCCGCAGCCACCCGGAGCGCTTCCTCGACAAGTCCCACTACTCGATGGACTGGTACTACCCGGTGCTCGGCGGCGCGGTCACCGGCGCGGCGGCGAAGGCCCGGATCGACGAGCACTGGGACGCCTTCGTCGTGCCCGGCCTCGGCGTGCGCTGCGTGCTGCCCAACCCCTGGGTGACCGGCGGCGAGAGCTGCGAACTCGCCCTCACCCTCTGGGCGATGGGGGAGTCCGACCGGGCCCTGGAGATCCTCGCCTCCATCGGGCACCTGCGGGCGGAGAACGGCAACTACTGGACGGGTTACGTCTTCGAGGGCAACCGCGCGGTCTGGCCGGAGGAGCAGACCACCTGGACCGCCGGTTCGCTGCTGCTCGCCGTGGCGGCGCTCGGCGGCGAGGAGGCCACGGTCGCGGTCTTCGGCGGCGAGCGGCTGCCCCGCGGCCTGGAGCCCGACTGCTGCGGTTAG
- a CDS encoding class I SAM-dependent methyltransferase, with protein sequence MLTVDFTRFPLAPGDRVLDLGCGGGRHAFECYRRGAQVVALDQNGEEIREVAKWFAAMKEAGEAPAGASATAMEGDALNLPFPDESFDVVIISEVMEHIPDDKGVLAEMVRVLKPGGRIAITVPRYGPEKVCWALSDEYHEVEGGHIRIYKADELLGKMRQAGLKPYGTHHAHALHAPYWWLKCAFGVDNDKALPVRAYHKLLVWDIMKKPAVTRVAEQLLNPVVGKSFVAYATKPHLPKVEADAK encoded by the coding sequence GTGCTGACCGTCGACTTCACCCGCTTCCCGCTCGCCCCCGGCGACCGCGTGCTCGACCTGGGCTGCGGCGGGGGCCGGCACGCCTTCGAGTGCTACCGGCGCGGCGCCCAGGTCGTCGCCCTCGACCAGAACGGCGAGGAGATCCGCGAGGTCGCCAAGTGGTTCGCCGCCATGAAGGAGGCCGGCGAGGCCCCGGCCGGGGCGTCCGCCACCGCGATGGAGGGCGACGCGCTCAACCTGCCCTTCCCCGACGAGTCCTTCGACGTCGTCATCATCTCCGAGGTCATGGAGCACATCCCGGACGACAAGGGCGTGCTCGCCGAGATGGTCCGGGTCCTCAAGCCCGGCGGCCGGATCGCGATCACCGTCCCGCGCTACGGCCCCGAGAAGGTCTGCTGGGCGCTCTCCGACGAGTACCACGAGGTCGAGGGCGGCCACATCCGCATCTACAAGGCGGACGAGCTGCTCGGCAAGATGCGCCAGGCCGGCCTCAAGCCGTACGGCACGCACCACGCCCACGCGCTGCACGCCCCGTACTGGTGGCTCAAGTGCGCCTTCGGCGTCGACAACGACAAGGCGCTGCCGGTCCGCGCGTACCACAAGCTGCTGGTCTGGGACATCATGAAGAAGCCGGCCGTGACCCGGGTCGCCGAGCAGCTGCTCAACCCGGTCGTCGGCAAGAGCTTCGTCGCCTACGCGACCAAGCCCCACCTTCCCAAGGTCGAGGCCGACGCCAAGTGA
- a CDS encoding glycosyltransferase family 4 protein produces the protein MTAEAIEASPRQGAGPGGDRPLRIALLTYKGNPFCGGQGVYVRHLSRELARLGHSVEVIGSQPYPTLDEGVPLTEIASLDLYRQPDPFRTPKREEYRDWIDAVEVGTMWTGGFPEPLTFSLRARRMLAARRGAFDVVHDNQTLGYGLLGGPRALGAPLVTTIHHPITVDRQLELDAAADWKRRASVRRWYAFTRMQKRVARRLPSVLTVSGTSRQEIVEHLGVREDRIKVVHIGADTDLWSPDPSVAEVPGRIVTTSSADVPLKGLVYLIEALAKLRTEQPDAHLVVVGKRAEDGPVAQAIERYGLDGAVRFVKGISDAELVDLYRSAQVACVPSLYEGFSLPAAEGMATGTPLVATTGGAIPEVAGPDGETCLAVPTGDAGALAVALGRVLGDPELRTRLGRAGRARVLDRFTWARAAQGTAELYREAIAGAPRARAAATRS, from the coding sequence AGGGGAATCCGTTCTGCGGCGGCCAGGGCGTCTACGTCCGCCACCTCTCCCGCGAGCTCGCCCGCCTCGGCCACAGCGTGGAGGTCATCGGCTCCCAGCCGTACCCCACCCTCGACGAGGGCGTCCCGCTCACCGAGATCGCCAGCCTCGACCTCTACCGCCAGCCCGACCCCTTCCGCACGCCGAAGCGCGAGGAGTACCGGGACTGGATCGACGCCGTCGAGGTCGGCACCATGTGGACCGGCGGCTTCCCCGAGCCGCTCACCTTCTCGCTCCGCGCCCGGCGCATGCTCGCCGCCCGCCGCGGCGCCTTCGACGTCGTCCACGACAACCAGACCCTCGGCTATGGACTCCTCGGCGGCCCGCGCGCCCTCGGCGCCCCGCTGGTCACCACCATCCACCACCCCATCACCGTCGACCGGCAGCTCGAACTCGACGCCGCCGCCGACTGGAAGCGCCGCGCCTCGGTCCGCCGCTGGTACGCCTTCACCCGCATGCAGAAGCGGGTCGCCCGCCGGCTGCCCTCCGTGCTCACCGTCTCCGGCACCTCGCGCCAGGAGATCGTCGAGCACCTCGGCGTCCGCGAGGACCGCATCAAGGTCGTCCACATCGGCGCCGACACCGACCTGTGGTCGCCCGACCCGTCCGTCGCCGAGGTCCCCGGCCGGATCGTCACCACCTCCAGCGCCGACGTCCCGCTCAAGGGCCTCGTCTACCTGATCGAGGCGCTCGCCAAGCTCCGCACCGAGCAGCCCGACGCGCACCTCGTCGTCGTCGGCAAGCGCGCCGAGGACGGGCCGGTCGCCCAGGCCATCGAGCGGTACGGGCTCGACGGCGCCGTCCGCTTCGTCAAGGGCATCAGCGACGCCGAGCTCGTCGACCTCTACCGCTCCGCCCAGGTCGCCTGCGTCCCCTCCCTCTACGAGGGCTTCTCGCTGCCCGCCGCCGAGGGCATGGCCACCGGCACCCCGCTGGTCGCCACCACCGGCGGCGCCATCCCCGAGGTCGCCGGACCCGACGGCGAGACCTGCCTCGCCGTGCCGACGGGCGACGCGGGGGCGCTGGCCGTGGCGCTCGGCCGGGTCCTGGGCGACCCCGAACTGCGCACCCGCCTCGGCCGGGCGGGCCGCGCCCGGGTCCTCGACCGCTTCACCTGGGCCCGCGCCGCCCAGGGCACCGCCGAGCTGTACCGCGAGGCGATCGCGGGCGCGCCCCGCGCCCGCGCCGCGGCCACCCGCTCCTGA